The following are encoded together in the Citrus sinensis cultivar Valencia sweet orange chromosome 1, DVS_A1.0, whole genome shotgun sequence genome:
- the LOC102606646 gene encoding pentatricopeptide repeat-containing protein At5g11310, mitochondrial produces the protein MMNILRRGSHTHVSLYSPFRKLFSDQACLSVPVNTLIPPSTPPHNFSQTDFSVISGLLRNPAISSGPSLESELNQTGVEPEPALLLAVFEHFDHSPKLLHTLFRWAESKPEFKCSAALFNCMIKVLAKAKEFDSAWCLLLDKIGGHEVPDFVSKDTFVILIRRYARAGMVEAAIWTFEFANNLDMVKNFDSGASLFEILLDSLCKQGRVKAASEYFHKRKELDQSWAPTVRVYNILLNGWFRSKNVKDAERFWLEMRKENVTPNVVTYGTLVEGYCRLRRVDRAIRLVKEMRKEGIEPNAIVYNTVIDGLVEAGRFEEVSGMMERFLVCEPGPTMVTYTSLVKGYCKAGDLEGASKILKMMISRGFLPSPTTYNYFFRYFSKFGKVEDAMNLYRKMIESGYTPDRLTYHILLKILCKEDKLDLAIQVSKEMKCRGCDIDLDTSTMLIHLLCRMYKFDEASAEFEDMIRRGLVPHYLTFKRLNDEFKKRGMTALAQKLCNVMSSVPRSMELLDSRCKD, from the exons ATGATGAACATCCTCAGGCGCGGCAGCCACACTCACGTCTCTCTGTACTCGCCGTTTCGCAAGCTCTTCTCCGACCAAGCATGTCTCTCCGTTCCAGTCAACACTCTCATTCCTCCGTCCACCCCACCCCACAATTTCTCTCAAACCGACTTCTCCGTCATTTCCGGTCTCCTCCGAAACCCTGCCATCTCATCCGGCCCATCTCTCGAGTCCGAATTAAACCAGACCGGCGTCGAACCGGAACCGGCTCTGCTGCTTGCTGTATTCGAACACTTTGACCATTCTCCTAAACTGCTGCACACTTTGTTTCGCTGGGCCGAGAGCAAGCCGGAGTTTAAATGCTCTGCGGCGCTGTTTAATTGCATGATCAAAGTTCTTGCTAAAGCCAAAGAGTTTGATTCCGCTTGGTGTTTGTTGCTCGATAAGATCGGTGGTCATGAGGTACCTGATTTTGTTTCTAAGGACACGTTTGTCATTTTGATCAGGCGGTACGCACGAGCTG GTATGGTTGAAGCTGCAATTTGGACATTTGAATTTGCAAATAATTTAGATATGGTTAAGAATTTTGATTCAGGAGCGAGTTTGTTTGAGATTTTATTGGATTCACTTTGTAAACAAGGGCGTGTTAAGGCAGCTTCAGAGTATTTTCATAAAAGAAAGGAGTTGGACCAAAGCTGGGCTCCAACAGTTCGGGTCTATAATatactattaaatgggtggtttaGGTccaaaaatgtaaaagatGCAGAGAGATTTTGGTTGGAAATGAGAAAGGAGAATGTGACACCAAATGTTGTTACGTATGGTACTCTTGTTGAGGGATACTGTCGACTGCGCCGTGTTGACCGGGCGATTCGGTTGGTGAAAGAAATGAGGAAGGAAGGAATCGAGCCAAATGCCATAGTTTATAATACTGTAATTGATGGGTTAGTGGAAGCAGGCAGGTTTGAAGAAGTGTCAGGAATGATGGAACGGTTTTTAGTGTGTGAACCCGGCCCCACAATGGTCACTTACACTTCTTTGGTGAAGGGTTATTGTAAGGCAGGCGATCTTGAAGGAGCTAGTAAGATCCTTAAAATGATGATTAGCAGGGGTTTCCTACCATCTCCTACAACctataactatttttttaggtACTTTTCGAAATTTGGGAAAGTTGAGGAtgcaatgaacctttacaggAAGATGATTGAATCTGGGTATACTCCTGATCGGCTTACTTACCATATTCTGTTAAAGATATTGTGTAAGGAGGACAAGTTAGACTTAGCAATTCAAGTAAGCAAGGAAATGAAATGTAGAGGATGTGATATCGACTTAGATACCAGCACTATGTTGATTCATTTGCTTTGTAGAATGTACAAATTTGATGAGGCTTCTGCAGAGTTTGAAGATATGATTCGCAGGGGTCTAGTTCCTCACTACCTCACTTTCAAGAGGTTGAATGATGAGTTCAAAAAACGAGGAATGACTGCCCTGGCACAGAAACTATGCAATGTGATGTCTTCTGTGCCTCGTTCAATGGAGCTGCTGGATTCACGCTGTAAAGATTAA
- the LOC102630654 gene encoding photosynthetic NDH subunit of subcomplex B 3, chloroplastic isoform X3, translating into MATSLNFTATQVSTQPPELCLRRSSFKSKLSSPRRPKFVSLAVNSTEPSSPEPEKPEIELEFIAPRAGDDGSYPVERAKAISGEKLLRNIMLDNKIELYATYGKVMNCGGGGSCGTCIVEIIDGKDLLNERTNTELRYLKKKPESWRLACQTIVGNKENSGKCRIKYLKVEALCSLYRAVGYLGGH; encoded by the exons atggcTACCTCTCTCAACTTTACCGCCACTCAGGTGTCAACACAGCCACCAGAATTATGCTTGAGAAGGAGTAGCTTCAAGTCCAAGTTAAGCTCCCCAAGGAGACCGAAGTTCGTATCACTCGCGGTGAATTCAACGGAACCTTCATCGCCTGAACCGGAGAAGCCCGAAATCGAGCTCGAGTTCATAGCG CCGAGAGCGGGAGACGACGGCTCGTATCCGGTGGAGAGAGCTAAAGCGATCAGTGGAGAGAAGCTGTTGAGGAACATCATGTTGGATAACAAGATCGAGCTTTACGCCACGtat GGGAAGGTGATGAACTGTGGCGGCGGTGGAAGCTGTGGGACTTGCATTGTGGAG ATTATTGATGGAAAAGATCTTTTGAATGAAAGAACAAATACTGAACTCCGTTATTTGAAAAAG AAACCTGAATCTTGGAGGCTTGCATGTCAAACAATTGTgggaaataaagaaaactctGGCAAG TGTAggattaaatatttgaaggtTGAAGCTCTTTGTAGTTTGTACAGAGCAGTTGGGTACTTGGGTGGCCATTAG
- the LOC102630654 gene encoding photosynthetic NDH subunit of subcomplex B 3, chloroplastic isoform X5 has translation MATSLNFTATQVSTQPPELCLRRSSFKSKLSSPRRPKFVSLAVNSTEPSSPEPEKPEIELEFIAPRAGDDGSYPVERAKAISGEKLLRNIMLDNKIELYATYGKVMNCGGGGSCGTCIVEKPESWRLACQTIVGNKENSGKCRIKYLKVEALCSLYRAVGYLGGH, from the exons atggcTACCTCTCTCAACTTTACCGCCACTCAGGTGTCAACACAGCCACCAGAATTATGCTTGAGAAGGAGTAGCTTCAAGTCCAAGTTAAGCTCCCCAAGGAGACCGAAGTTCGTATCACTCGCGGTGAATTCAACGGAACCTTCATCGCCTGAACCGGAGAAGCCCGAAATCGAGCTCGAGTTCATAGCG CCGAGAGCGGGAGACGACGGCTCGTATCCGGTGGAGAGAGCTAAAGCGATCAGTGGAGAGAAGCTGTTGAGGAACATCATGTTGGATAACAAGATCGAGCTTTACGCCACGtat GGGAAGGTGATGAACTGTGGCGGCGGTGGAAGCTGTGGGACTTGCATTGTGGAG AAACCTGAATCTTGGAGGCTTGCATGTCAAACAATTGTgggaaataaagaaaactctGGCAAG TGTAggattaaatatttgaaggtTGAAGCTCTTTGTAGTTTGTACAGAGCAGTTGGGTACTTGGGTGGCCATTAG
- the LOC102630654 gene encoding photosynthetic NDH subunit of subcomplex B 3, chloroplastic isoform X6 has translation MATSLNFTATQVSTQPPELCLRRSSFKSKLSSPRRPKFVSLAVNSTEPSSPEPEKPEIELEFIAPRAGDDGSYPVERAKAISGEKLLRNIMLDNKIELYATYGKVMNCGGGGSCGTCIVEKPESWRLACQTIVGNKENSGKVVVQRIPQWKK, from the exons atggcTACCTCTCTCAACTTTACCGCCACTCAGGTGTCAACACAGCCACCAGAATTATGCTTGAGAAGGAGTAGCTTCAAGTCCAAGTTAAGCTCCCCAAGGAGACCGAAGTTCGTATCACTCGCGGTGAATTCAACGGAACCTTCATCGCCTGAACCGGAGAAGCCCGAAATCGAGCTCGAGTTCATAGCG CCGAGAGCGGGAGACGACGGCTCGTATCCGGTGGAGAGAGCTAAAGCGATCAGTGGAGAGAAGCTGTTGAGGAACATCATGTTGGATAACAAGATCGAGCTTTACGCCACGtat GGGAAGGTGATGAACTGTGGCGGCGGTGGAAGCTGTGGGACTTGCATTGTGGAG AAACCTGAATCTTGGAGGCTTGCATGTCAAACAATTGTgggaaataaagaaaactctGGCAAG GTTGTGGTTCAAAGGATTCCTCAGTGGAAGAAGTGA
- the LOC102630654 gene encoding photosynthetic NDH subunit of subcomplex B 3, chloroplastic isoform X1, with product MATSLNFTATQVSTQPPELCLRRSSFKSKLSSPRRPKFVSLAVNSTEPSSPEPEKPEIELEFIAPRAGDDGSYPVERAKAISGEKLLRNIMLDNKIELYATYGKVMNCGGGGSCGTCIVEIIDGKDLLNERTNTELRYLKKKPESWRLACQTIVGNKENSGKFVQSSWVLGWPLGSVTRSLFDIEITLRLALCGSGKKFFSPHCVTVMLICGP from the exons atggcTACCTCTCTCAACTTTACCGCCACTCAGGTGTCAACACAGCCACCAGAATTATGCTTGAGAAGGAGTAGCTTCAAGTCCAAGTTAAGCTCCCCAAGGAGACCGAAGTTCGTATCACTCGCGGTGAATTCAACGGAACCTTCATCGCCTGAACCGGAGAAGCCCGAAATCGAGCTCGAGTTCATAGCG CCGAGAGCGGGAGACGACGGCTCGTATCCGGTGGAGAGAGCTAAAGCGATCAGTGGAGAGAAGCTGTTGAGGAACATCATGTTGGATAACAAGATCGAGCTTTACGCCACGtat GGGAAGGTGATGAACTGTGGCGGCGGTGGAAGCTGTGGGACTTGCATTGTGGAG ATTATTGATGGAAAAGATCTTTTGAATGAAAGAACAAATACTGAACTCCGTTATTTGAAAAAG AAACCTGAATCTTGGAGGCTTGCATGTCAAACAATTGTgggaaataaagaaaactctGGCAAG TTTGTACAGAGCAGTTGGGTACTTGGGTGGCCATTAGGTTCGGTTACTAGGAGCCTGTTTGACATAGAGATTACACTTCGGCTTGCTTTGTGTGGAAGTGGAAAGAAGTTTTTTAGCCCACATTGTGTCACTGTTATGTTAATCTGCGGCCCATGA
- the LOC102630654 gene encoding photosynthetic NDH subunit of subcomplex B 3, chloroplastic isoform X4 yields MATSLNFTATQVSTQPPELCLRRSSFKSKLSSPRRPKFVSLAVNSTEPSSPEPEKPEIELEFIAPRAGDDGSYPVERAKAISGEKLLRNIMLDNKIELYATYGKVMNCGGGGSCGTCIVEIIDGKDLLNERTNTELRYLKKKPESWRLACQTIVGNKENSGKVVVQRIPQWKK; encoded by the exons atggcTACCTCTCTCAACTTTACCGCCACTCAGGTGTCAACACAGCCACCAGAATTATGCTTGAGAAGGAGTAGCTTCAAGTCCAAGTTAAGCTCCCCAAGGAGACCGAAGTTCGTATCACTCGCGGTGAATTCAACGGAACCTTCATCGCCTGAACCGGAGAAGCCCGAAATCGAGCTCGAGTTCATAGCG CCGAGAGCGGGAGACGACGGCTCGTATCCGGTGGAGAGAGCTAAAGCGATCAGTGGAGAGAAGCTGTTGAGGAACATCATGTTGGATAACAAGATCGAGCTTTACGCCACGtat GGGAAGGTGATGAACTGTGGCGGCGGTGGAAGCTGTGGGACTTGCATTGTGGAG ATTATTGATGGAAAAGATCTTTTGAATGAAAGAACAAATACTGAACTCCGTTATTTGAAAAAG AAACCTGAATCTTGGAGGCTTGCATGTCAAACAATTGTgggaaataaagaaaactctGGCAAG GTTGTGGTTCAAAGGATTCCTCAGTGGAAGAAGTGA
- the LOC102630654 gene encoding photosynthetic NDH subunit of subcomplex B 3, chloroplastic isoform X2, whose amino-acid sequence MATSLNFTATQVSTQPPELCLRRSSFKSKLSSPRRPKFVSLAVNSTEPSSPEPEKPEIELEFIAPRAGDDGSYPVERAKAISGEKLLRNIMLDNKIELYATYGKVMNCGGGGSCGTCIVEKPESWRLACQTIVGNKENSGKFVQSSWVLGWPLGSVTRSLFDIEITLRLALCGSGKKFFSPHCVTVMLICGP is encoded by the exons atggcTACCTCTCTCAACTTTACCGCCACTCAGGTGTCAACACAGCCACCAGAATTATGCTTGAGAAGGAGTAGCTTCAAGTCCAAGTTAAGCTCCCCAAGGAGACCGAAGTTCGTATCACTCGCGGTGAATTCAACGGAACCTTCATCGCCTGAACCGGAGAAGCCCGAAATCGAGCTCGAGTTCATAGCG CCGAGAGCGGGAGACGACGGCTCGTATCCGGTGGAGAGAGCTAAAGCGATCAGTGGAGAGAAGCTGTTGAGGAACATCATGTTGGATAACAAGATCGAGCTTTACGCCACGtat GGGAAGGTGATGAACTGTGGCGGCGGTGGAAGCTGTGGGACTTGCATTGTGGAG AAACCTGAATCTTGGAGGCTTGCATGTCAAACAATTGTgggaaataaagaaaactctGGCAAG TTTGTACAGAGCAGTTGGGTACTTGGGTGGCCATTAGGTTCGGTTACTAGGAGCCTGTTTGACATAGAGATTACACTTCGGCTTGCTTTGTGTGGAAGTGGAAAGAAGTTTTTTAGCCCACATTGTGTCACTGTTATGTTAATCTGCGGCCCATGA
- the LOC102630346 gene encoding cyclin-A2-1, with translation MPRSSSRHVNINKENKTHAKIEEPTSRITRAKAKALGTSGGIFPSSKPTFKPDHKHVLRMNSKRGASDENKASVTATSGIQHKRRAVLKDVTNICENSHRNYSSFAKIQTRKQPSSSPPKKIAKVSSDVCAENLLVEEDVKEKLAEELSKIRMGEPQEVTENTSECGKADRNHPTHVSEKPFGLQGHQMREENNLCEELQSNGPSIVNIDSNLEDPQVCSLYAPDIYNNIRVTELDQRPSTTYMEKLQQDITPNMRGILIDWLVEVSEEYKLVPDTLYLTVNLIDRFLSQNHIPKQRLQLVGVTCMLIASKYEEIIAPRLEEFCFITDNTYTREEVLKMESQVLNFLHFQLSVPTTKSFLRRFIQAAQASHKVSCLELEFLANYLAELTLLEYSFLRFRPSLVAASAVFLAKWTLNQSEHPWNSTLEHYTSYKASELKCTVLALEDLQLNTDGCSLNAIREKYRQEKFKCVATMTPTERVLSVFSR, from the exons ATGCCTCGCTCTTCTTCAAGGCATGTGaacataaataaagaaaataaaactcatgCCAAAATTGAAGAGCCTACTTCACGGATCACACGAGCAAAAGCTAAAGCCCTGGGAACATCAGGAGGGATATTTCCCTCCTCAAAACCTACCTTTAAACCAGATCACAAGCATGTTCTAAGAATGAATTCCAAAAGGGGAGCGTCGGATGAGAACAAAGCTTCTGTGACTGCTACCTCAGGCATTCAGCATAAGAGAAGGGCTGTACTTAAAGATGTAACCAACATCTGTGAAAATTCGCATAGAAACTATAGTAGTTTTGCTAAAATTCAG ACTAGAAAGCAACCTAGTAGTAGTCCTCCAAAGAAGATTGCAAAGGTGTCTTCAGATGTCTGTGCAGAAAATCTACTTGTTGAAGAagatgtaaaagaaaagttagctgaagaattgtcaaaaattaggATGGGGGAACCACAGGAGGTGACAGAAAACACAAGTGAATGTGGCAAAGCAGATCGGAACCATCCAACACATGTTTCAGAGAAACCTTTTGGACTCCAAGGCCATCAAATGAGAG AAGAAAACAACTTGTGCGAAGAACTGCAATCAAATGGTCCAAGCATTGTGAATATTGATTCAAACCTGGAAGATCCTCAAGTGTGCAGCTTATATGCCCCTGATATATACAATAATATACGTGTTACAGAG CTTGACCAAAGACCTTCAACAACTTATATGGAAAAGTTGCAGCAAGATATCACTCCAAACATGCGGGGAATATTGATTGATTGGCTTGTGGAG GTTTCTGAAGAATATAAGCTGGTTCCAGACACACTTTACCTCACAGTGAATCTCATTGATCGGTTTCTCTCCCAAAATCATATTCCGAAGCAAAGACTCCAGCTTGTTGGTGTCACTTGCATGCTAATTGCTTC AAAGTATGAAGAAATCATTGCACCACGACTGGAAGAATTTTGCTTCATCACAGATAATACCTACACGAGAGAAGAG GTTTTGAAAATGGAGAGTCAAGTTCTGAATTTCTTGCACTTTCAATTATCTGTTCCCACCACAAAATCATTTCTAAG GAGATTCATTCAAGCGGCTCAAGCTTCACATAAG GTTTCTTGTTTGGAGCTTGAATTCCTAGCAAATTACTTGGCTGAGTTGACTCTTCTGGAGTATAGCTTCCTAAGGTTTCGGCCTTCCCTTGTAGCAGCATCTGCCGTGTTCCTTGCCAAATGGACGCTTAATCAGTCAGAGCACCCATGG AATTCAACTTTAGAGCATTATACTAGTTACAAGGCATCAGAGCTGAAGTGTACAGTACTAGCACTAGAAGATTTGCAGCTCAATACTGACGGTTGCTCACTAAATGCCATACGTGAGAAATATAGACAGGAAAAG TTCAAATGTGTGGCAACCATGACCCCAACAGAGCGAGTTCTATCAGTTTTCTCTAGATGA
- the LOC102629851 gene encoding serine/threonine protein phosphatase 2A 57 kDa regulatory subunit B' kappa isoform isoform X1, whose amino-acid sequence MSIILPQIFSLFHVSVTFNRLPTFSTDRKLPKKSLKPDSPELNRTNSGTDFSTNSNTTTTSNSAASGNGNKSNGGEKYSSAGKSNVATKRTSSAVFPASVVAGIEPLLPFKDVPNGEKMNLFVSKVSLCCVTFDFTDPTKNCVEKDVKKQTLIELLDFVAAGSMKFSEPAILAMCRMCAVNLFRVFPPNYRCSSHTTGENDDDEPMFDPSWPHLQIVYDLLLKFITSSCLDAKVAKRYIDHSFILRLLDLFDSDDPRERECLKTILHRVYGKFMVHRPFIRKSMSNIFYRFVFETEKHNGIAELLEILGSIISGFALPLKEEHKIFLRRVIIPLHKPKSLGTYFQQLSYCVMQFIEKEPKLSSTVINGLLKYWPITNSQKEVMFLGEIEEILEAINMVEFQKVMVSLFWRIGCCINSFHFQVAERALFLWNNDQIVNLIAHNRQVILPILLPVLEKNAQSHWNQAVLNLTLNVRKMFSEMDDVLFMSCHAQYREQVANLSLVDQRRKEAWEQLENAARLQPITGNTAVLVTPLATSIAC is encoded by the exons atgtCCATCATTTTACCGCAAATCTTTTCGCTCTTTCATGTCTCTGTAACTTTTAATCGTTTACCCACATTCTCAACAGATCG TAAACTTCCGAAAAAATCATTGAAACCGGATTCGCCTGAGTTGAATCGGACCAACTCCGGCACCGATTTCTCCACAAACTCTAACACAACGACGACAAGCAATAGCGCTGCTTCTGGGAATGGGAATAAATCCAACGGTGGAGAAAAATATTCTTCAGCGGGCAAATCCAATGTTGCGACAAAAAGAACCTCGTCAGCTGTGTTTCCCGCTAGCGTCGTGGCAGGAATCGAGCCGTTGCTTCCATTCAAAGATGTGCCCAATGGTGAGAAGATGAATTTATTTGTCAGTAAAGTGAGCCTTTGTTGTGTAACATTTGATTTCACTGACCCAACTAAGAATTGTGTTGAAAAGGATGTTAAAAAACAGACCTTGATTGAGCTGTTAGATTTTGTAGCCGCTGGGTCTATGAAATTTAGCGAACCGGCGATTTTAGCAATGTGTAGGATGTGTGCTGTTAATTTGTTCAGAGTTTTTCCTCCTAATTATCGGTGTAGTTCACATACTACTGGTGAAAATGATGACGACGAGCCTATGTTCGATCCCTCGTGGCCACATTTGCAAATTGTGTATGATTTGTTGCTCAAGTTTATTACTTCTTCGTGTCTTGATGCCAAGGTTGCGAAAAGGTATATCGACCATTCCTTTATTTTAAGATTGCTTGATTTGTTTGATTCCGATGATCCGAGAGAAAGGGAGTGTTTAAAGACCATTTTGCACCGGGTTTATGGGAAATTTATGGTTCATAGGCCGTTTATCAGAAAGTCTATGAGTAACATATTTTATCGGTTTGTTTTTGAGACGGAGAAACATAATGGAATTGCAGAGTTGTTGGAGATTTTGGGGAGTATAATTAGTGGGTTTGCATTGCCTTTGAAAGAGGAACACAAGATCTTCTTGAGGAGAGTTATAATTCCTTTGCACAAGCCCAAGTCTTTGGGGACTTATTTTCAACAGCTCTCATACTGCGTCATGCAGTTTATAGAGAAGGAGCCCAAGTTGTCGAGTACTGTGATAAATGGATTGTTGAAATACTGGCCGATAACCAACAGCCAGAAGGAGGTGATGTTCCTTGGGGAGATAGAAGAGATTTTGGAAGCAATTAATATGGTGGAATTTCAAAAGGTCATGGTTTCATTGTTCTGGCGGATTGGATGCTGCATTAACAGTTTCCACTTCCAG GTCGCCGAAAGAGCCCTTTTCTTGTGGAACAACGATCAAATTGTGAACTTGATTGCACATAACCGGCAGGTGATTCTGCCTATTTTACTTCCAGTTTTAGAGAAAAATGCCCAGAGCCATTGGAACCAAGCAGTTCTCAACCTCACTCTGAATGTTAGAAAGATGTTCTCTGAGATGGACGACGTGCTATTCATGTCTTGCCATGCTCAGTACAGGGAACAAGTAGCCAACCTGAGCCTGGTAGATCAAAGGCGGAAGGAAGCATGGGAGCAATTAGAAAATGCAGCCCGTCTTCAGCCAATAACAGGAAATACTGCTGTTCTGGTGACTCCTTTAGCAACCTCAATTGCCTGTTAA
- the LOC102629851 gene encoding serine/threonine protein phosphatase 2A 57 kDa regulatory subunit B' kappa isoform isoform X2 yields the protein MFKQFFSKLPKKSLKPDSPELNRTNSGTDFSTNSNTTTTSNSAASGNGNKSNGGEKYSSAGKSNVATKRTSSAVFPASVVAGIEPLLPFKDVPNGEKMNLFVSKVSLCCVTFDFTDPTKNCVEKDVKKQTLIELLDFVAAGSMKFSEPAILAMCRMCAVNLFRVFPPNYRCSSHTTGENDDDEPMFDPSWPHLQIVYDLLLKFITSSCLDAKVAKRYIDHSFILRLLDLFDSDDPRERECLKTILHRVYGKFMVHRPFIRKSMSNIFYRFVFETEKHNGIAELLEILGSIISGFALPLKEEHKIFLRRVIIPLHKPKSLGTYFQQLSYCVMQFIEKEPKLSSTVINGLLKYWPITNSQKEVMFLGEIEEILEAINMVEFQKVMVSLFWRIGCCINSFHFQVAERALFLWNNDQIVNLIAHNRQVILPILLPVLEKNAQSHWNQAVLNLTLNVRKMFSEMDDVLFMSCHAQYREQVANLSLVDQRRKEAWEQLENAARLQPITGNTAVLVTPLATSIAC from the exons aTGTTTAAGCAATTTTTCAGTAAACTTCCGAAAAAATCATTGAAACCGGATTCGCCTGAGTTGAATCGGACCAACTCCGGCACCGATTTCTCCACAAACTCTAACACAACGACGACAAGCAATAGCGCTGCTTCTGGGAATGGGAATAAATCCAACGGTGGAGAAAAATATTCTTCAGCGGGCAAATCCAATGTTGCGACAAAAAGAACCTCGTCAGCTGTGTTTCCCGCTAGCGTCGTGGCAGGAATCGAGCCGTTGCTTCCATTCAAAGATGTGCCCAATGGTGAGAAGATGAATTTATTTGTCAGTAAAGTGAGCCTTTGTTGTGTAACATTTGATTTCACTGACCCAACTAAGAATTGTGTTGAAAAGGATGTTAAAAAACAGACCTTGATTGAGCTGTTAGATTTTGTAGCCGCTGGGTCTATGAAATTTAGCGAACCGGCGATTTTAGCAATGTGTAGGATGTGTGCTGTTAATTTGTTCAGAGTTTTTCCTCCTAATTATCGGTGTAGTTCACATACTACTGGTGAAAATGATGACGACGAGCCTATGTTCGATCCCTCGTGGCCACATTTGCAAATTGTGTATGATTTGTTGCTCAAGTTTATTACTTCTTCGTGTCTTGATGCCAAGGTTGCGAAAAGGTATATCGACCATTCCTTTATTTTAAGATTGCTTGATTTGTTTGATTCCGATGATCCGAGAGAAAGGGAGTGTTTAAAGACCATTTTGCACCGGGTTTATGGGAAATTTATGGTTCATAGGCCGTTTATCAGAAAGTCTATGAGTAACATATTTTATCGGTTTGTTTTTGAGACGGAGAAACATAATGGAATTGCAGAGTTGTTGGAGATTTTGGGGAGTATAATTAGTGGGTTTGCATTGCCTTTGAAAGAGGAACACAAGATCTTCTTGAGGAGAGTTATAATTCCTTTGCACAAGCCCAAGTCTTTGGGGACTTATTTTCAACAGCTCTCATACTGCGTCATGCAGTTTATAGAGAAGGAGCCCAAGTTGTCGAGTACTGTGATAAATGGATTGTTGAAATACTGGCCGATAACCAACAGCCAGAAGGAGGTGATGTTCCTTGGGGAGATAGAAGAGATTTTGGAAGCAATTAATATGGTGGAATTTCAAAAGGTCATGGTTTCATTGTTCTGGCGGATTGGATGCTGCATTAACAGTTTCCACTTCCAG GTCGCCGAAAGAGCCCTTTTCTTGTGGAACAACGATCAAATTGTGAACTTGATTGCACATAACCGGCAGGTGATTCTGCCTATTTTACTTCCAGTTTTAGAGAAAAATGCCCAGAGCCATTGGAACCAAGCAGTTCTCAACCTCACTCTGAATGTTAGAAAGATGTTCTCTGAGATGGACGACGTGCTATTCATGTCTTGCCATGCTCAGTACAGGGAACAAGTAGCCAACCTGAGCCTGGTAGATCAAAGGCGGAAGGAAGCATGGGAGCAATTAGAAAATGCAGCCCGTCTTCAGCCAATAACAGGAAATACTGCTGTTCTGGTGACTCCTTTAGCAACCTCAATTGCCTGTTAA